In Erigeron canadensis isolate Cc75 chromosome 8, C_canadensis_v1, whole genome shotgun sequence, the DNA window CTTATATTCAAGGTTGTAAAACTCTCTTGGTTCAACCAACATAGACTGACTGCTTATACTGATGCGAGCACTATTATGGTTTCAATAAATTATGGGTAGCTACTCTTAGTAATTTCAATTTGTTGTTTGCTCATGAGCCCATTTTATTTACAATAACTTTTGGGTCTACCATGAACTTTTCAGTCTTGTTTCGCCAACTTTTGCATACAGTTTATGACTAAGCCACATTTTGGCCATCTTTTCGTTTGACTAAGCTTGTTGGATCCTTTTGACTTATTTCGGTATTAGCTTATTTGTCTTAAATAGATAAATGAGTATTCTATTGACTCGAgccaaaatattaatatttgaattccaattctGAAACCAATCAATCGGATTTTTTTTTTGAGCTTGACTTGAGCTCAAATACTACCGTTAACACTACAAGAAATTTGGACTTTTGACGATGAAACTTTTGGCTGACCAAAATTTCGTCGCCGAAAGTCCACTAAACGAAAAAAACAAGTCTTCTTTCAAGGTGTGATGAGTGGCGAGAAAATATTTATGAGTATTTCTGAAgcttagattagtttattaactcAGACTTAAATACCGAACTAAGGTCAGTGGACAACCCATATAACCATCctaataattttcattttcatatatatcaaacagttttttttctctgtgtgtgtttttttttttgttaatgtaaATAGAAATGGGCCTAGCATGTTCTTTTTGGTCACAGTTTGATTGATCTGGACTGAGGGACGTTACTTACATGAAATAAGTTGAACCAAagtttaaaaacataataacaaagaaaaaaaaaagagaaatgcGGTGAACGTGGATCGAACACGTGACCTTCAGATCTTCAGTCTGACGCTCTCCCAACTGAGCTATCCCCGCTTTGGCTTATTTTAGTATACAAAACCTTAATGTAGTATACAAAGCTGTTGAATACaacaacagaaaaaaaaaattaataagaaaatcaaaagtttaATTTCTAACAACGTTATTTCCATTCTCTAGTGAGtgacatttatatatttcaGTAAAACGTTTATGGTAGTCAATCGAAAAAACTTTTTGGTACTGATACAAAAAATGTGATAAGTGTTACATAAAATGTTTACAAAGCAAGAATTTCGTCTTTATAATTGGCTAAAAGTGGAAAAGAAAATTGTATATGAGTGATAGTTGGGAACGACATGGCGTATATCTCATGTTTGTGCTTGGTGTTCTCTTATATGTTAGACTTTGtttttcatgtatttaatttagtgtttttatctatatatataatctatttgTTTAATCTAAATCTATGTtgattattttagaaaaagaaaatttataatcatGATTCATTACTTATAAGTGCAATGTCATTTCTCTATGTACACgtttagatattatatataaaatactaaaaacaaAAGTACAGATTTGTGTACGTATTCTGATTTTTAAGCACATTGTCTGTTTGATAAGACATTCTGATAGAAAGATCGGCCAACTCACTACTTAAGATGAGTTATATTACCGTGCAATGCAATGACAATGGTGGTAGCGGCGCGCGGTGGCAACAGGTGGTGGTGTTGACGGGTGGTAGGGGCGGGAATggtggtaaatgtaaaagtaattaatgttgaaggaggtagtgtagttattttaggaaTTAAGaggtttatgttgtaaattatttcattaagagtaatGAATAAGAAAAAGGGGTATTTTTGGTAGTTTGAAGTTGTAATTTGAGATTTGGGGAGGATATCTATTTTATATaggaatatagatatagatatagatagagttGGCGGAGAAAACTCGAAAAGCTTATAAATTTACTAAATTACTAAGAAATACTATATTCCAACTTTAGGGGAGACATGTGATCGTCTATTTTCATTGCCGTATGATCTTGTTTTCATGTGCCAACATCAATTTGACTTTATAGATCCTTTGGCccaaatacatttatataaggttgatattaacaatttaaaactaaaaagattgaaaaaaagCTTATGTTAGTATCTACATAAAACCAAATAAATCTTATGTGTCTTACCTATTATTCACGGGATTTGCTAATGAAGTAGTCTATTTTCTTACATTTCCTTGCTTGTTTCTACATGCTTCTACATAAACGATTTATTTTGACCCTAAACAGTCAGAAAATCATAACCAataaaagcttttgtgaaaccTCAAAGCCGATTATTGCTGCTTCTAAACGAAGATTACTAATACTATACTAGCCTTCTGCTACAAGACAATATGCAAAGGCCGTTAAAGAAATGCACCTGAACATTTGAAAGAAGCCTGGTCAAAGTTACATGTCCAAAGAAGCTCATGAGTCATCACCTCGTGAAACAACACAAATAAACACATGAAATAATCAAGAAACTAGTGTTATATTCAAAGTAtattgaaaacaaaataaatctaCTATGCAAGTTTCAACGGAAAAAATACTTATCAAGGCTCGGTAAAACAATAAACCACAAGTAGTACATTGCTAGAAAATGTTACTACCAACAATGGCAACAATTACAACTTCTGATTACGAAATAAAAATTATTGATCAATTCTACTGCCCTTGTTAAAGGGATGGCACAATATATCACGCGTTCTTGATTATACAAATTTGAATAAAACCTAAAAgtaaattagaaataaaaaatcataagaacttgaacaaaatccCAGTTTTATACTGCCTTTCTTGATATGTATAGTGTAATGTATCTTATCAAGAATCTTTGGATGAAATTGCCTTTAAAGATGCTGATGTTGTATGCTAACTTGGGATATGTACGAAAATCACAGTCCAGTCTCAACTGAAGTATCCTCCTCCTAAAGTTGCGTTATCGTATGCAAAACATGAAAACTTCTATGCAGCAATTTCTGTAAAGAAAATGAGATAGCGATAAGTTAAAAACTCATTCATCCACATTAAGGTTACATTATACTAGTGAAATCACCCTTATAAATTCAAGGAAAAATACAATAGAGTTCTTCGATCAAGGAAAAATACAATAGAGATCTTCGAGAGCTAATCAGAGAAGATCAAGAAAGGTCGAAACTTCAGGTCTATTCGgcaaggtatatatataataaatttcttttcaaaggATGCACTAATACGACAAACTTAGAATTATAATTATCTTTACAAGGTAAAATACAGCCAAAAAGTTTCAGATAATGCACGTGCAGTAAGCCATACATTTCTGCTTTTAGCTATTATATACTTAtagattatttattaaatttcttAATCTAATTTGAATACCAACCTTCGGAGTTAACTCATGACATCAAATGTCTTGAGTGAACTCCTGAATCGACAAAGGCCAAAGAGGGTTATTACGTAATCATCTTGTATGGGGTAATGCCTAATGCCTTTTACAGTTTTTACATAGAATATCCCTTTTATTCATTTAAGCATCTTCAAGCTTTCCTATATTATGCCCTTGTATGAAAATTTTCTGTGCAGAACCAAAACAAATAAACGATGGTAACATCTTATATAAGTTTCTTCTCTACATTAGGTTTGCTAAAATCCAAGGTAACTCCAATAAGCAGCAAGCATGATCGGTTATTTTCCACTATATGTATACATTCACTCATTTTAGCATGTCATGGCACTTTTTTACATTTACAGACGAACTATGGTAGATCGGCAATGAACCTAAGTACAATGTTCAAATGTCAATAACTCTAATAGGGATCTTATCAAAGTTTGTTAAGGAATCAAGATGAAATTATAGAAACAAAACGAAAAAAGGATTGGGTGAAAATAAATGACTTACCTCTACTTGTTTGTCTATTTGCAATACTATAGTTCCCAACATAACCTTCAGGATTTCTGCTCACAGCATCTTCTGCGTTACCAAGCCCATGCTCAAATGAACCCGAACCATCAAGCTCATTAGATGAAGACTGCCAAGTTGGATCTCCATACATTGAACCCTCACGATACAAATTACCATAATAACCCTGACCACTGTTTGGTCCATTAAATGATAATGTTGTAGCTACTCCCATTTCATGGTTTCTTCCAACAGTACCACCTACTAGCCTGTAAGTATTCTCTTCACCCCTAAGTCCTCCTATATTTCCACCATTGTTGCCAGAAGAGCCTCCTCCACCCTGAGAAGCAAAGGGTAAAGAACTCCAACCTGCTGCATTGTTCCCAAATACTCCAAAACCGCCACTTCCTGAGCTCAGGTACGAACCCGGGCCACGTGGGCTGGTGAGCCCACTATTTCCCCACACACTCCGGGTTGATGAGCCTATAGGTGGCACACCTCTACCAGTACCTTGATTGTTATAGCCAATAGGAGTACTATATCTGTTTGGATTTCCACCCAAATATGGGCTCAAAACTCGCCCATAGCCGATATTGTTAGAGGACCCACCGAATGCACTGGGGCTTAAAGCTGGCTCCCCATTCATACTCATGTTATAACCAGTTGAACTAAACTGGGGGAACCCGGTTCGAGCACCAACAACTGGACTGAAGCGGCTATCCATTCTAACTCCATAACCTCCAATTGGGCTCATATTGTAACCTTGGGGGAAGCTACTTGTAAGAAATGTGTTTGGTCTATTTAGCCCGTAAGTATATCCAACCAAAGGACTGCGGTTCGGGCTTGGAGATAACTCTTTAGGGACGGCACGTTTGACCTCAACCATTTTACCATTTAGTTCATGGAAGGTTTTAAATAATACCTGATCCACTGCTTCCTCAGATTCAAATGTAATGAAACCAAAACCTCTTGGCCTTTGCGTGTTGTGGTCATACATCACCACGACGTCTGTGATGGTACCGAATTGATCAAAGTAATTCTTGAAATCACTTTCGCTAATAGTTGATGGTAATCCACCAACAAATATTTTCTTTGTAGGCCCCATAGGAGCTGGCGATCCTTGAATGCTACTAAAGTTGCGGTTCAGTCCTTGGTTATCGTCTCTCGGAACAGCCTTCTTTGCTTCAACCTGAAAATTAGAGACTCCAATTATCATCACAAATAGAATTGCTCATTTGCCAATGCACGAGTGAGCTTTATTCAATCATTACAGACTTTTCAAATTTGCATTTGAAGATTTACAGGGCAGTTGGATGTGCAATTATTAAGTGAATAAGTGATGTTGATCAAAATCAGAAATCCCGTTGTAACAAAACTTGGTGATGGACATTGCACCCATATGTGTTAAGATGCTTGAAGTTGTAGTGGTCACTCTAAATAGCATTCAGCGGTTGAAAATTTTTGGATTATTTaagaaagtaataataataaaagtatgcAACTACTTTTACTATACTATTTGATAATCAGTTTTGCTGCAGTTGGAACCAAACTGAGTATTTGACCCCTAAAAGCcagataattttattaaaaatgcaaCATCCAAACGCCCTCTTAAAGTGACTTACTAATTAGTACATTGTATTGTATAGATGTTGCAACGTAAAAACTAAGAAACTTACGGTTCGACCATCAATCATGTGCTTCTCTAGCACAACTCTCGCAGCAACAACAGGATCAACAAACACTACAAACCCAAAACCCCGTGCACGACCAGTCAAACGATCTCTCATAATAACCGCCTCCACCACATCACCGTAACTACTAAAGTACTCTTTCAAACGATCCTCATCGGTATCCCATGAAATCCCACCTATAAACAATTTACCATTATCCGGTTCCATCTTCTCTACAATACCATGTTGAATTGCCATAAGTTTTTAAGATGTCTTCGACCTCAAATACTAACTTGAATGCTATTTCTATCACAATTCAACTACATaagaaaaaacacaaaatagctcttttaaaaaaaattataatcttaATAACAAATGTAGCAACTTCATCCAATCATAATGCAATTTTAAAGAGCAACATTCACCAAACTTTAGGATACTAACTTAGAAGCTAGTACCACTTACGTTATACGAGAattaaaaaacacaacaaaagAGTTTTTTTGTAAACATAGCTCTAACAAAAAATGTAACAACTTTCGCCATCTATATGCAATAACAAGAACATCATTAATCAACCTCAAAAAAACCAACTTTGATGACATAGCTGCCACAATTCAACTACAATACAATGACAAAACATTTGCAATTATAATTGTAATAGCAAAAGTAACAACTTTATCCAATTATAATGCAAATACAATAACACCATTAATCAACCTTAAAATACTAACCTTGATGCTACTGCCACTCCAATTATACTACAATTCAACAATACAACAAAAGCGTATTTCATTAAGCTACAACTTTatgcaaaaacaaaaacaccattGATCAACCTTAGATGCTAATGCTACAGCAACAACAGCCCCAACAAAAACGATACCCAATCCCACTATGGGCAGGAAGAGGTGGGATGTAGACAGTCATACCAGGTAGAGGAAATGTTAACAAAACGACCTTCGTCAAGGGTGAGTGAT includes these proteins:
- the LOC122578689 gene encoding heterogeneous nuclear ribonucleoprotein 1-like, whose product is MAIQHGIVEKMEPDNGKLFIGGISWDTDEDRLKEYFSSYGDVVEAVIMRDRLTGRARGFGFVVFVDPVVAARVVLEKHMIDGRTVEAKKAVPRDDNQGLNRNFSSIQGSPAPMGPTKKIFVGGLPSTISESDFKNYFDQFGTITDVVVMYDHNTQRPRGFGFITFESEEAVDQVLFKTFHELNGKMVEVKRAVPKELSPSPNRSPLVGYTYGLNRPNTFLTSSFPQGYNMSPIGGYGVRMDSRFSPVVGARTGFPQFSSTGYNMSMNGEPALSPSAFGGSSNNIGYGRVLSPYLGGNPNRYSTPIGYNNQGTGRGVPPIGSSTRSVWGNSGLTSPRGPGSYLSSGSGGFGVFGNNAAGWSSLPFASQGGGGSSGNNGGNIGGLRGEENTYRLVGGTVGRNHEMGVATTLSFNGPNSGQGYYGNLYREGSMYGDPTWQSSSNELDGSGSFEHGLGNAEDAVSRNPEGYVGNYSIANRQTSREIAA